The following are from one region of the Molothrus aeneus isolate 106 chromosome 7, BPBGC_Maene_1.0, whole genome shotgun sequence genome:
- the LOC136559064 gene encoding motor neuron and pancreas homeobox protein 1-like: protein MHKPMEKSQNFRIEALLAEEPARSASPPGLSPGSPASSPGPAGRSDTPSPRAPPAAAPLAPAGFVPKPGLLHLSGPGLGALPALYPPAVYPLPTLGGQHPAFAYTGIPHLPPPGAEHLKAAVAGSFPLEHWIRAGMLVPRLSDFNAAPQSGLMGKCRRPRTAFTSQQLLELENQFKLNKYLSRPKRFEVATSLMLTETQVKIWFQNRRMKWKRSRKAKEQGAQVEPEKQRGLSKTCEKLLPSEPQGQAAESPEFMGHSPDSGFLHCSAAELSYGQDSSCSGGEEEEEDEMGATERKIGSVL, encoded by the exons ATGCACAAGCCCATGGAGAAGTCCCAAAACTTCCGCATCGAAGCGCTCCTGGCCGAAGAGCCGGCGCGGAGCGCCTCCCCGCCGGGGCtgagccccgggagccccgcgTCGAGCCCCGGTCCCGCCGGGCGCTCCGACACCCCCTCACCGCGGGCGCCCCCGGCCGCTGCGCCCCTCGCCCCGGCCGGCTTCGTCCCCAAGCCCGGCTTGCTGCACCTCTCTGGCCCGGGGCTCGGCGCCCTGCCGGCCCTGTACCCCCCCGCCGTGTACCCGCTCCCGACCCTGGGGGGCCAGCACCCCGCGTTCGCCTACACCGGCATCCCGCACCTGCCGCCGCCCGGCGCGGAGCACCTGAAGGCGGCCGTGGCCGGCTCCTTCCCGCTGGAGCACTGGATCCGAGCCGGGATGCTGGTGCCGAGGCTCTCCGACTTCAATG CTGCCCCACAGTCTGGTTTGATGGGGAAGTGCCGTCGGCCCCGCACAGCATTcaccagccagcagctcctggagctggagaaCCAGTTCAAGCTCAACAAATATCTGTCCAGACCCAAGCGTTTTGAGGTGGCCACGTCGCTGATGCTCACTGAGACACAG GTGAAGATCTGGTTCCAGAACCGCCGCATGAAGTGGAAGCGGAGCCGCAAGGCCAAGGAGCAGGGGGCTCAGGTGGAGCCTGAGAAGCAACGAGGGCTCAGCAAAacctgtgagaagctgctgcccAGCGAGCCCCAGGGACAAGCTGCTGAAAGCCCCGAGTTCATGGGGCACAGCCCTGACTCGGGCTTCCTGCACTGCAGCGCCGCCGAGCTGAGCTATGGCCAGGACTCGTCTTGCTCGGGGggcgaggaagaggaggaggacgagATGGGCGCCACAGAGAGGAAGATTGGCTCTGTGTTGTGA